A single genomic interval of Camelina sativa cultivar DH55 chromosome 11, Cs, whole genome shotgun sequence harbors:
- the LOC104721126 gene encoding jasmonate O-methyltransferase-like isoform X2: MDTKDLERKFHMIGGDGEKSYARNSSLQKKASDMAKHITLETLQQLYKETRPKSLGIADLGCSSGPNTLSTIKEIIKAVEVAHNNEISNQPLPELSFFLNDLPGNDFNSIFKSLPDFHTELKRDVNDGDFHSVFIAAYPGSFYGRLFPEKTIHFVYSSYSLHWLSKVPPALYDKQGKSINKGCVSICSSSPEAVSKAYNSQFKEDFSSFLRCRSKELVAAGRMVLITLGREGPAHVDRGNSFFWELLSRSIMDLVAQGETEEEKLDSYDMHFYAPSAAEVEGEVNKEGSFELESLEMLEADDEKENVDDTSYGNAVAKTVRAVQESMLVQHFGEKILDKLFDTYARMVDEELAKEDIRPITFVVVLRRKL, translated from the exons ATGGATACGAAGGATCTGGAGAGAAAGTTTCACATGATAGGAGGAGATGGAGAAAAGAGTTATGCCAGAAACTCTTCCTTGCAG AAGAAAGCATCTGATATGGCAAAGCACATAACACTAGAGACACTGCAACAACTATACAAAGAGACAAGACCCAAGAGTTTAGGAATAGCTGATCTGGGATGTTCTTCAGGACCAAACACTCTCTCCACcattaaagaaataatcaaaGCTGTCGAAGTTGCTCACAACAACGAGATCTCAAACCAGCCCTTGCCGGAATTGAGCTTCTTCCTTAACGATCTCCCCGGAA ATGACTTCAACTCCATATTCAAGTCTTTGCCTGACTTTCATACAGAGCTCAAGAGAGATGTCAACGATGGAGATTTCCATTCAGTTTTCATTGCAGCCTACCCTGGATCATTCTATGGAAGGCTCTTCCCTGAAAAGACCATCCACTTTGTCTACTCCTCTTACAGCTTACACTGGCTTTCCAAG gtTCCTCCAGCTTTGTATGACAAGCAAGGAAAGTCCATAAACAAAGGTTGTGTTAGTATCTGCTCCTCGAGCCCTGAAGCTGTTTCCAAAGCTTACAACAGTCAATTCAAGGAAGATTTCTCCAGTTTCCTCCGGTGTAGATCAAAAGAGTTGGTTGCTGCAGGCAGAATGGTTCTCATAACACTCGGAAGAGAAGGTCCCGCTCATGTAGATAGAGGAAACTCTTTCTTCTGGGAACTTCTCTCAAGATCCATTATGGATCTTGTTGCACAG GGAGAAACTGAGGAAGAGAAGCTTGATTCCTACGATATGCACTTTTACGCCCCGAGTGCTGCTGAGGTAGAAGGTGAAGTAAACAAAGAAGGTTCTTTTGAATTAGAGAGTTTAGAGATGTTAGAAGCGGACGATGAGAAAGAGAACGTGGATGATACCAGTTATGGTAATGCGGTTGCGAAGACGGTAAGAGCAGTTCAAGAATCAATGCTTGTTCAACACTTTGGGGAAAAGATTTTGGACAAGCTGTTTGATACATATGCTAGAATGGTTGACGAGGAGTTGGCTAAGGAAGACATAAGACCCATCACATTTGTTGTTGTCCTAAGAAGGAAGCTCTGA
- the LOC104721126 gene encoding salicylate carboxymethyltransferase-like isoform X3, giving the protein MDTKDLERKFHMIGGDGEKSYARNSSLQKKASDMAKHITLETLQQLYKETRPKSLGIADLGSDLGCSSGPNTLSTIKEIIKAVEVAHNNEISNQPLPELSFFLNDLPGNDFNSIFKSLPDFHTELKRDVNDGDFHSVFIAAYPGSFYGRLFPEKTIHFVYSSYSLHWLSKVPPALYDKQGKSINKGCVSICSSSPEAVSKAYNSQFKEDFSSFLRCRSKELVAAGRMVLITLGREGPAHVDRGNSFFWELLSRSIMDLVAQGETEEEKLDSYDMHFYAPSAAEVEGEVNKEGSFELESLEMLEADDEKENVDDTSYGNAVAKTVRAVQESMLVQHFGEKILDKLFDTYARMVDEELAKEDIRPITFVVVLRRKL; this is encoded by the exons ATGGATACGAAGGATCTGGAGAGAAAGTTTCACATGATAGGAGGAGATGGAGAAAAGAGTTATGCCAGAAACTCTTCCTTGCAG AAGAAAGCATCTGATATGGCAAAGCACATAACACTAGAGACACTGCAACAACTATACAAAGAGACAAGACCCAAGAGTTTAGGAATAGCTGATCTGGGAT CTGATTTGGGATGTTCTTCAGGACCAAACACTCTCTCCACcattaaagaaataatcaaaGCTGTCGAAGTTGCTCACAACAACGAGATCTCAAACCAGCCCTTGCCGGAATTGAGCTTCTTCCTTAACGATCTCCCCGGAAATGACTTCAACTCCATATTCAAGTCTTTGCCTGACTTTCATACAGAGCTCAAGAGAGATGTCAACGATGGAGATTTCCATTCAGTTTTCATTGCAGCCTACCCTGGATCATTCTATGGAAGGCTCTTCCCTGAAAAGACCATCCACTTTGTCTACTCCTCTTACAGCTTACACTGGCTTTCCAAG gtTCCTCCAGCTTTGTATGACAAGCAAGGAAAGTCCATAAACAAAGGTTGTGTTAGTATCTGCTCCTCGAGCCCTGAAGCTGTTTCCAAAGCTTACAACAGTCAATTCAAGGAAGATTTCTCCAGTTTCCTCCGGTGTAGATCAAAAGAGTTGGTTGCTGCAGGCAGAATGGTTCTCATAACACTCGGAAGAGAAGGTCCCGCTCATGTAGATAGAGGAAACTCTTTCTTCTGGGAACTTCTCTCAAGATCCATTATGGATCTTGTTGCACAG GGAGAAACTGAGGAAGAGAAGCTTGATTCCTACGATATGCACTTTTACGCCCCGAGTGCTGCTGAGGTAGAAGGTGAAGTAAACAAAGAAGGTTCTTTTGAATTAGAGAGTTTAGAGATGTTAGAAGCGGACGATGAGAAAGAGAACGTGGATGATACCAGTTATGGTAATGCGGTTGCGAAGACGGTAAGAGCAGTTCAAGAATCAATGCTTGTTCAACACTTTGGGGAAAAGATTTTGGACAAGCTGTTTGATACATATGCTAGAATGGTTGACGAGGAGTTGGCTAAGGAAGACATAAGACCCATCACATTTGTTGTTGTCCTAAGAAGGAAGCTCTGA
- the LOC104721126 gene encoding jasmonate O-methyltransferase-like isoform X1 has translation MDTKDLERKFHMIGGDGEKSYARNSSLQKKASDMAKHITLETLQQLYKETRPKSLGIADLGCSSGPNTLSTIKEIIKAVEVAHNNEISNQPLPELSFFLNDLPGNDFNSIFKSLPDFHTELKRDVNDGDFHSVFIAAYPGSFYGRLFPEKTIHFVYSSYSLHWLSKVPPALYDKQGKSINKGCVSICSSSPEAVSKAYNSQFKEDFSSFLRCRSKELVAAGRMVLITLGREGPAHVDRGNSFFWELLSRSIMDLVAQGETEEEKLDSYDMHFYAPSAAEVEGEVNKEGSFELESLEMLEADDEKENVDDTSYGNAVAKTVRAVQESMLVQHFGEKILDKLFDTYARMVDEELAKEDIRPITFVVVLRRKL, from the exons ATGGATACGAAGGATCTGGAGAGAAAGTTTCACATGATAGGAGGAGATGGAGAAAAGAGTTATGCCAGAAACTCTTCCTTGCAG AAGAAAGCATCTGATATGGCAAAGCACATAACACTAGAGACACTGCAACAACTATACAAAGAGACAAGACCCAAGAGTTTAGGAATAGCTGATCTGGGATGTTCTTCAGGACCAAACACTCTCTCCACcattaaagaaataatcaaaGCTGTCGAAGTTGCTCACAACAACGAGATCTCAAAC CAGCCCTTGCCGGAATTGAGCTTCTTCCTTAACGATCTCCCCGGAAATGACTTCAACTCCATATTCAAGTCTTTGCCTGACTTTCATACAGAGCTCAAGAGAGATGTCAACGATGGAGATTTCCATTCAGTTTTCATTGCAGCCTACCCTGGATCATTCTATGGAAGGCTCTTCCCTGAAAAGACCATCCACTTTGTCTACTCCTCTTACAGCTTACACTGGCTTTCCAAG gtTCCTCCAGCTTTGTATGACAAGCAAGGAAAGTCCATAAACAAAGGTTGTGTTAGTATCTGCTCCTCGAGCCCTGAAGCTGTTTCCAAAGCTTACAACAGTCAATTCAAGGAAGATTTCTCCAGTTTCCTCCGGTGTAGATCAAAAGAGTTGGTTGCTGCAGGCAGAATGGTTCTCATAACACTCGGAAGAGAAGGTCCCGCTCATGTAGATAGAGGAAACTCTTTCTTCTGGGAACTTCTCTCAAGATCCATTATGGATCTTGTTGCACAG GGAGAAACTGAGGAAGAGAAGCTTGATTCCTACGATATGCACTTTTACGCCCCGAGTGCTGCTGAGGTAGAAGGTGAAGTAAACAAAGAAGGTTCTTTTGAATTAGAGAGTTTAGAGATGTTAGAAGCGGACGATGAGAAAGAGAACGTGGATGATACCAGTTATGGTAATGCGGTTGCGAAGACGGTAAGAGCAGTTCAAGAATCAATGCTTGTTCAACACTTTGGGGAAAAGATTTTGGACAAGCTGTTTGATACATATGCTAGAATGGTTGACGAGGAGTTGGCTAAGGAAGACATAAGACCCATCACATTTGTTGTTGTCCTAAGAAGGAAGCTCTGA